In one window of Desulfonatronospira thiodismutans ASO3-1 DNA:
- the lpxK gene encoding tetraacyldisaccharide 4'-kinase encodes MSDWLPESGILKNAGDRAMHAASRIYARAMSLRQHYLLRRAWTAPVPVVSVGNISMGGTGKTPVCAFLLKHLLAWGQRPVLLSRGYKARPPHYPHPVHPLDDPGCCGDEPLMLAQIPGRLRVVVDPSRKRAAGWALRHLRPSVFVLDDGFQHLRLHRDLDLVLLTARDLQEDWDRVFPGGRWREGVQALKRADLFLVNTRDKSVDEMKSLADGRLRDFRKPVIFFRIKVNSLQRLGDKISTYNIQSRQYLLISAVAGPEKIFSSAWDFLGYPPVKHLIFPDHHPLERRAVQEIFQSARKMGVQDVLCTAKDAVKLRPQAGLNFWILQTGLLFSENGEETLLEVVRHACSGIEKQVRPDP; translated from the coding sequence TTGTCGGATTGGTTGCCGGAATCGGGCATATTGAAAAATGCGGGGGACAGGGCCATGCATGCTGCTTCTCGTATTTATGCCCGGGCCATGAGCCTCAGGCAGCACTATCTGCTCAGGCGGGCCTGGACTGCTCCGGTGCCGGTGGTGTCGGTGGGCAACATCAGTATGGGGGGCACGGGCAAAACGCCGGTTTGCGCCTTTCTTTTGAAGCACCTGTTGGCATGGGGTCAAAGACCGGTTCTTTTGAGCAGGGGGTACAAGGCCAGGCCGCCGCATTACCCGCATCCGGTACATCCCCTGGATGATCCCGGCTGCTGCGGAGATGAGCCCCTGATGCTTGCGCAAATACCCGGACGCTTGCGGGTGGTGGTTGATCCCAGCCGCAAAAGGGCTGCCGGGTGGGCTTTGAGGCATTTACGCCCCAGTGTTTTTGTTCTTGATGACGGATTTCAGCACCTGCGCCTGCACCGGGACCTGGACCTGGTGCTGTTGACCGCCCGGGATTTGCAGGAGGACTGGGACAGGGTCTTTCCTGGGGGCAGGTGGAGGGAGGGGGTGCAGGCCCTGAAGCGGGCGGATTTATTTTTGGTGAATACCCGGGATAAGTCTGTGGACGAGATGAAAAGCTTGGCTGATGGCAGGCTGAGAGACTTCAGGAAACCGGTGATTTTTTTCAGGATAAAGGTCAACTCCCTGCAAAGATTGGGAGACAAAATATCAACATATAATATTCAAAGCAGGCAGTACCTGCTTATATCCGCCGTAGCCGGGCCTGAAAAAATTTTTTCTTCAGCCTGGGACTTCCTTGGCTATCCGCCAGTAAAACACCTGATTTTCCCTGATCATCATCCCCTGGAGCGTAGAGCTGTTCAGGAGATTTTCCAATCGGCCCGCAAAATGGGGGTGCAGGATGTATTGTGCACCGCCAAGGATGCTGTTAAACTAAGGCCTCAGGCCGGCCTGAATTTCTGGATTTTGCAGACGGGTTTATTGTTTTCGGAAAACGGGGAGGAAACTCTTCTGGAGGTTGTCAGGCATGCCTGCAGCGGGATTGAAAAACAGGTACGGCCTGACCCTTAA
- a CDS encoding MucR family transcriptional regulator, producing the protein MEEYLKEALEIVKAQASVRNMTEEEMSAMILALSRGIRETAREMPGAASQSAAPGVDPARAIREKSILCLECGKSFRVLTKKHLGKHGMTPEEYKAKWGYKKNTSLVARSLTRNRRKRMQEMQLWKKRQAQA; encoded by the coding sequence ATGGAAGAATACTTAAAAGAGGCTCTGGAAATTGTTAAGGCTCAGGCCAGCGTGCGCAATATGACTGAAGAGGAGATGAGTGCCATGATCCTGGCGCTTTCCCGGGGTATCAGGGAAACGGCCAGGGAAATGCCGGGGGCAGCCTCCCAAAGCGCGGCACCAGGGGTGGATCCGGCCAGGGCCATCCGGGAGAAAAGCATCCTTTGCCTGGAATGCGGCAAGTCATTCAGGGTTCTTACGAAAAAGCATCTGGGCAAGCACGGCATGACCCCTGAGGAATACAAGGCCAAATGGGGATACAAAAAAAATACCTCTCTGGTGGCCAGGTCCCTGACCAGAAACAGGCGTAAGAGAATGCAGGAAATGCAGCTCTGGAAGAAAAGACAAGCCCAGGCTTGA